TTTTAATTGAGGAAGGAAAAATCGACCTTGCTGCCGAAATTTTTAAACAGTTACAAAAAGGTGATCCAACAAATGGAGAGTATGCTGATTTGCTTGACCGTCTAATTAGTAGAGAGAACTAATAAAAAGCTGAATATACAGAGGAGGGAAACTATCATATGGCAACCCCTGTTTCTGTCAACGAGAAAAAGGACTTTATTCGCTGGTTTTTAAATCATTATCAATTAAAACGAAGAGAGTGTGTTTGGATTCTTAATTATTTAATGAGTCACGACCAATTAATGGAGAAGGTCCATTTTGTAGAGCAAGCACAGTATTGTCCGCGTGGTTTGATCATGTCAACTCACTGCGTTGATAAGGTACCATTTCGCTTTTATAAAGAGAATGTTATGACAACTGATGCTGAAAAATCCTTTCATGATATTCGCTTAAATCGTGATGAAGATATTTTTATTCAATTAAACTTTCATGCATCGAATCAAGCGCACCAATACGCTGCTGTATTAGAGGAAAACCCATTTGTTCCGAAACACCTTCAAGTAAATGAAAAAGACGGAATCATTGCAGAACAATTTTTGCAAAACAGCATTGAACGTTTTCAACGCGAGAAGCTGCTTCAATTAATTGATGAAGCCCTTGATAAGCAGGATAAAACAGCCTTTCGTGCCTTAACAGAAAAGCTAAATCAACTCAAAGAAGCAGAACAAAATGGAAGCTTGCGATAAGCAAGCTTCCATTTTGTTTGTTTACTGAATTTTTTCTCTCTTTTCCTTTTATGTTTTATAAAAAAAAATGATATGATGGAACTAATGGTGAAGAAAAGGGAGGTGTGTATAAATGAAGTGGGTATCAAAGGATATAGAAATATATTTAACTGCAAAAGAATACGTGGATACCGCAGTAATCCCATTGTATTCTGTTTCATTTGGAAGTGAAATGAAACAATCTGCATCAAACGCAGAATTTATTACGTTACTAACGAATTACCTGGAGAGACAATTTACTGGAAGACTGATGTTGGTTCCTCCATATACATACTTAAAAAGTGATCAGTATGAGGATATAATAAATGGATTGAAGAAATGGGAAGAGAATA
This genomic stretch from Neobacillus niacini harbors:
- a CDS encoding ReoY family proteolytic degradation factor, translated to MATPVSVNEKKDFIRWFLNHYQLKRRECVWILNYLMSHDQLMEKVHFVEQAQYCPRGLIMSTHCVDKVPFRFYKENVMTTDAEKSFHDIRLNRDEDIFIQLNFHASNQAHQYAAVLEENPFVPKHLQVNEKDGIIAEQFLQNSIERFQREKLLQLIDEALDKQDKTAFRALTEKLNQLKEAEQNGSLR
- a CDS encoding YpiF family protein, with the protein product MKWVSKDIEIYLTAKEYVDTAVIPLYSVSFGSEMKQSASNAEFITLLTNYLERQFTGRLMLVPPYTYLKSDQYEDIINGLKKWEENIDKEQFKHIFYITSEIDWKNFEDELKGSLIWLPSLPLEHLNESQRISMVESQVKQLQSLFTQKWHENL